The genomic region TGGGTTGGAAAAAGATACGGAGGTGGTGGAGACACCAATAGAGAGCCGTTGAAAAATCTCAGCCATGCAGCAACCGTTACCCAAGTATGCCGGTTTTATTATTTGTTATCAATGGGGCAATTAATTAACGAAGATCGTTCCAAGCAAATGCTAGACATTATGGAAGCACCTGCTTTGCATCATAAATTTGTAAATACGCTAGATAAAATTGCTCCCGATGCCAGATTGTTCAGAAAATCGGGTTCTTGGAAAACCTATCATTCGGATTCTATTTTGGTTTGGGAAGACGGTACTTTTAGAAAATATATTTTAGTAGCCCTTATAGATGATCCTGACGGGGAACAAATAATTAGGGATATGATAGTTCCTATTGAAAGAGCCCTTAAAAAAACCAACGATTTTAAAAGAAAAAATACCTTCTAAAGTTTATTGCATTGTAACTTTAGAAACCGATAGGAATTTATTTGAATGATAAAAAGCTTACTTAAAAAAATATTCGATTTAAGAGACGGAGAAATTAATATAGCCCTACTTATGCAGGGCTATATCTTTTTCATTATAGCCACTTTGCTCATTATAAAACCGTCTATAAACTCTTTGTTCTTATCCGATCTTGGTGCTCAAAACCTGCCCTATGCTTATCTTTTAGTAGCTTTAACTGCTGTATTAAGTTCTTATTTCTACTCAAGGGCTACGGAGAGATATTCTTTGGTGCATATTATTAGAATTACGTTGACCGTTTCGGTAATCAGCTTAGTTGTTCTGGGGTTCCTATTGCATCTAAATTTGGTTAAAGGTTGGATCCTCTATCTTTTTTATACGGGTGTGGCTATTTATGCGCTACTGGCCACTTCTCAGTTTTGGATTTTGGCAAATTTGGTTTTTAATGTTCGCGAAGCAAAACGGTTGTTTGGCTTTATAGGAGCAGGAGCCATTGTTGGAGGGATTTTTGGAGGTTACCTAACTACTATTTTAGCTCCGGTAATAGGAAACGCCAACCTTATTTTTATTGCAGCCCTATTTCTTTTATGCTGTTTACCAATACTTGGATACATCTGGAAAACCAAAATAAAAGAACTCAATACCTTTAAAGTAAAAAAAAGAGCCCCTATTTTAAAGGAAAATCCATTCAAGTTAGTCTTAGGCTCTAAACACTTAACCTTCTTGGCGGCTATTATAGGTGTTGGGGTGCTTACTGCAAAATTGGTGGAATATCAGTTTAGCTATGTGGCGGCCAAAGAATTTACAGATAGTGATGAATTGACTGCGTTTTTTGGTTTCTGGCTGTCAACCTTCAATGTGGCATCCCTATTGTTTCAACTTTTTATTACCCGACGCATTGTTGGTATTTGGGGTGTAGGCTATGCCCTACTTCTTCTTCCTGCCATCCTTTTCTTTGGTGGAATCTTGTTTTTGGCATTTCCAGAACTTTGGGTTGTAATTTTTTTAAAAGCCACCGATGCCAGCCTTAAACAATCGGTTTATAAATCGTCTGTGGAGCTAATCGCCTTGCCTCTTCCGTTGGAATTAAAGAAAAAAACCAAATCTTTTATAGACGTCGTGGTAGATAGTGTTGCCACAGGTATCGCGGGATGTTTGCTCATCTTTTTTATAAGAGGGTTGGAAGTACCTCCAAAAAACATCATGTTTCTAATAATAGTACTTGCTTTGGTTTGGATTTACTTTATTTACAGACTCCGAAAAGAATATTTCAGCTCCTTCAAGAAGAACCTGGAGTCCATTGCTACCGTGCATAAAAAAAATAAGCGGGAAGTTTCTAAGGAAACATTTTTACAAGGAATGCGAAGAGTTTTTAACGAAGGTTCAGAAAGCGATATTCTCTATATGCTTAATAAAGCGATGGAGTTAAAAGACAAAAGGCTGGAGGGCGAATTTGTATATTTGCTTTCGCACCCATCCAATAAAATTAAGGCGGCGGCCCTACATAATTTATTCTATCTGAAC from Galbibacter sp. BG1 harbors:
- a CDS encoding NTP/NDP exchange transporter — translated: MIKSLLKKIFDLRDGEINIALLMQGYIFFIIATLLIIKPSINSLFLSDLGAQNLPYAYLLVALTAVLSSYFYSRATERYSLVHIIRITLTVSVISLVVLGFLLHLNLVKGWILYLFYTGVAIYALLATSQFWILANLVFNVREAKRLFGFIGAGAIVGGIFGGYLTTILAPVIGNANLIFIAALFLLCCLPILGYIWKTKIKELNTFKVKKRAPILKENPFKLVLGSKHLTFLAAIIGVGVLTAKLVEYQFSYVAAKEFTDSDELTAFFGFWLSTFNVASLLFQLFITRRIVGIWGVGYALLLLPAILFFGGILFLAFPELWVVIFLKATDASLKQSVYKSSVELIALPLPLELKKKTKSFIDVVVDSVATGIAGCLLIFFIRGLEVPPKNIMFLIIVLALVWIYFIYRLRKEYFSSFKKNLESIATVHKKNKREVSKETFLQGMRRVFNEGSESDILYMLNKAMELKDKRLEGEFVYLLSHPSNKIKAAALHNLFYLNSGVIYLEVNQLLKIKDREVVIAALDYLLLHAERNESIVFESYLDHPDNFISNAALLCLAKESRDNQSLKEKFSLGKRIQQKITHLETTISEKEDFIELLQIIGYGDFKDGYPIILHTLTSEDTVLEEEAIKAAGLTMNEVFIDPLLEKLLHKEQRHFATEALVFYGNGMISLLHKKITATETPVAIKQFLPNVIGAFKSQLAVNTLIKCFKEAEDLSVRLQVVAALTKLKEENPHLQFDNATVAKLILEECKLYDKTINAMHSQIIVYYVRRKKLKIDTEEMNAREGLMELLERRLENGLKRIFKLLELRYSPNEIRMAYNGILSGEPENITNAIEFLDLLLNPNLKSVLIPIVEATILDTSSEEVIDAISKNRMTEFECFKNILEGKDVKLKIAVVYLISKIKDPKYFPLLETAETSKDFRLKEFAHSAMEEFS